The Akkermansia sp. N21116 genome includes a region encoding these proteins:
- a CDS encoding GNAT family N-acetyltransferase, translating to MDITYKDHKKFNRAELEELFLSVNWSSGHYPDLLVEALRNYGSVFSAWDGDKLVGLAASMDDKTMTAYIHYMLVHSSYQNRGIGQKLLEMAKDHYKDYLRVVLITYTPGKTFYERNGFVPDEGLYAMNLTTLYD from the coding sequence ATGGACATTACGTACAAGGATCATAAAAAATTCAACCGTGCGGAACTGGAAGAACTTTTCCTCTCCGTCAACTGGTCCTCCGGTCACTACCCTGACTTGCTTGTCGAAGCGCTGAGAAACTACGGTTCCGTCTTTTCCGCTTGGGACGGCGACAAACTCGTCGGACTGGCTGCTTCCATGGACGACAAAACCATGACCGCCTACATCCACTACATGCTTGTCCATTCCTCCTATCAAAACCGGGGAATCGGACAGAAACTCCTGGAAATGGCGAAGGACCACTACAAGGACTACCTCCGCGTCGTCCTCATCACGTACACGCCCGGCAAAACCTTCTACGAACGTAATGGCTTCGTCCCGGACGAAGGCCTATACGCCATGAACCTGACCACGCTGTACGATTAA
- a CDS encoding M42 family metallopeptidase gives MNVDLLRRVCEAPGAPGFEHAIRDLLIDEVEPLVDSIRVDNIGNVIAYVEGKDTTKTVMVAAHMDEIGFMVRHIDDRGFIKFLPLGGFDPKTLTAQRVIVHGKKDLVGVMGVKPIHVMTAAERAKMPELGDYYIDLGMSKDEVKKYVKVGDCVTRERDLIEMGDCVNSKSMDNRAGCFVLLEALRQISKGKKKPAFNVAAVFTVQEEVGLRGAQASTLEIQPDFSIALDVTIAFDTPGASEVEYVSKLGDGAAIKLYDGSVICDRRMVDFLTATAESKKIKFQYEMLPAGGTDAGAMQKFTASGSITGALSIPLRNMHQVIEMANKEDVDACSDLLAAALVGMDSWDWAWGAVNEAPKKPAKAAKVPKDKKKAK, from the coding sequence ATGAACGTAGATTTGTTGCGCCGCGTATGCGAGGCTCCGGGAGCACCGGGATTTGAACATGCCATCCGTGATTTGCTGATTGATGAAGTGGAACCTCTCGTTGATTCCATTCGTGTAGACAATATCGGCAATGTCATTGCCTATGTCGAAGGTAAGGACACGACTAAGACGGTAATGGTGGCCGCCCACATGGACGAAATCGGTTTTATGGTGCGCCACATTGACGACAGGGGCTTCATCAAGTTCCTGCCTCTGGGTGGCTTCGATCCGAAGACGCTGACCGCCCAGCGGGTGATTGTACATGGCAAGAAGGATCTCGTCGGCGTTATGGGTGTGAAGCCTATCCATGTGATGACGGCCGCCGAACGCGCGAAGATGCCCGAACTCGGCGATTACTATATCGACCTTGGCATGAGCAAGGACGAGGTGAAGAAGTACGTGAAAGTGGGCGATTGTGTAACGCGTGAACGCGATCTGATCGAAATGGGCGATTGCGTCAATTCCAAGTCCATGGACAATCGCGCCGGATGTTTCGTCCTGCTGGAAGCCCTTCGCCAGATCAGCAAGGGTAAAAAGAAACCCGCTTTCAATGTGGCGGCTGTCTTTACGGTTCAGGAAGAAGTGGGCCTCCGCGGAGCCCAGGCCAGCACGCTGGAAATCCAGCCGGATTTCTCCATTGCCCTGGACGTGACGATTGCGTTCGATACTCCCGGCGCTTCGGAAGTGGAATATGTCTCCAAGCTGGGCGATGGCGCTGCGATCAAGCTGTACGACGGTTCGGTGATCTGCGACCGTCGCATGGTAGACTTCCTGACGGCAACTGCCGAATCGAAGAAGATCAAGTTCCAGTACGAAATGCTGCCTGCCGGCGGCACGGATGCCGGTGCCATGCAGAAGTTCACGGCCAGCGGCTCCATTACCGGGGCTCTTTCCATTCCCCTGCGCAATATGCACCAGGTGATTGAAATGGCGAACAAGGAAGACGTCGATGCCTGCTCGGACTTGCTTGCTGCCGCTCTCGTCGGCATGGATTCCTGGGATTGGGCCTGGGGAGCCGTCAACGAAGCTCCGAAAAAACCGGCCAAGGCCGCGAAGGTTCCCAAGGATAAGAAGAAAGCCAAGTAA
- a CDS encoding chromate transporter: MQGVWQLFSVFLQIGMFSIGGGYAVIPMIRDQVVIQQGWISQRMFTDIITLSQMTPGPLALNTSTFVGLQIAGLPGAVAATMGCVIPGVAIALLLYLFFQRHRDSACVSGVLEGLKAASVGLIMSAGGTILMLTFCNTFNWYAVDSVDMPSVVLFVVSLYMLRKWRLNPILLMLLTGAAGYWMY, from the coding sequence ATGCAGGGAGTATGGCAGCTTTTTTCGGTCTTTTTGCAGATCGGCATGTTCAGTATCGGAGGAGGGTATGCTGTTATCCCGATGATTCGTGACCAGGTGGTTATCCAGCAGGGATGGATATCCCAGAGGATGTTCACCGACATTATTACGCTGTCTCAGATGACGCCCGGGCCGCTGGCTCTCAATACATCTACCTTCGTTGGACTGCAAATAGCCGGGCTTCCCGGAGCGGTTGCGGCGACGATGGGATGCGTCATCCCCGGTGTTGCGATTGCCCTGTTGTTATATCTTTTTTTTCAGCGTCACCGGGATTCTGCCTGTGTATCCGGCGTGCTGGAAGGATTGAAGGCGGCTTCCGTCGGGCTGATTATGTCGGCAGGAGGTACGATCCTGATGCTGACATTTTGCAATACTTTCAACTGGTATGCAGTAGATTCTGTGGATATGCCGAGCGTTGTCCTCTTCGTGGTGTCGTTGTATATGCTCAGAAAGTGGCGCTTGAACCCCATTCTGTTGATGTTGCTGACCGGAGCCGCGGGATACTGGATGTATTGA
- the tadA gene encoding tRNA adenosine(34) deaminase TadA: MSFSIELPGSDEWFMRQAMRESRKALAKGEVPIGAVIVKDGHVIARGWNQVETLKDATAHAEMIALTAAQEAIGDWRLDGCTLYVTKEPCPMCAGAIVHCRPSRVVFGCPDAKAGAAGGWINLLDANPPLNHKCEVIPGVLGQECLDDIQQFFRAARRTAKERKLAARETSEENDDE, translated from the coding sequence ATGAGTTTTTCCATCGAACTTCCCGGCTCCGACGAATGGTTCATGCGCCAGGCCATGCGCGAATCCCGAAAAGCCCTGGCCAAAGGCGAGGTTCCCATCGGTGCCGTCATCGTCAAGGACGGACACGTCATCGCCCGCGGATGGAACCAGGTAGAAACGCTTAAGGATGCTACAGCCCACGCGGAAATGATCGCCCTGACAGCCGCCCAGGAAGCCATCGGCGACTGGAGGCTTGACGGCTGCACGCTTTACGTCACCAAGGAACCCTGCCCCATGTGCGCAGGAGCCATCGTCCACTGCCGTCCGTCACGGGTTGTTTTCGGATGTCCCGATGCGAAGGCGGGAGCCGCCGGAGGATGGATCAACCTCCTTGATGCCAACCCTCCGCTCAATCACAAATGTGAAGTTATTCCCGGTGTCCTCGGACAAGAATGCCTGGACGACATCCAGCAATTTTTCCGGGCAGCCCGGCGCACGGCCAAAGAACGAAAGTTAGCCGCCCGCGAAACGTCCGAAGAAAACGACGACGAATAA
- a CDS encoding formate/nitrite transporter family protein yields the protein MASKKSFELFEETALGGRAKCASGPLTAMGLTFLAGAYIALGGFLAVRAGAFFPSDLWGNAGKLAFASVFPLGLMLVVVCGADLFTGNCMLLASACSCRRISLVQGVRCGAVSWCGNFVGALFVAWFMAYATGLIFDTAVVGQAKTMPYAESVVNLANAKCHLGFAEAFWRGVGCNWLVCLAVYAALAAEDVMGKIAALWFPTMAFVALGMEHCIANMFFIPLGIWTGTDERYLAYVGSGKSPALTASWDAFFAGNLLPVTLGNIVGGAVLVSGVYLMAYRKNLSGRKG from the coding sequence ATGGCTAGTAAAAAATCGTTTGAACTTTTTGAAGAGACTGCACTGGGCGGCAGGGCGAAATGTGCGAGCGGGCCGTTGACTGCCATGGGATTGACGTTCCTGGCCGGAGCCTATATTGCTCTGGGCGGTTTTTTGGCCGTGAGGGCAGGGGCCTTTTTCCCGTCCGATTTATGGGGGAATGCCGGGAAGCTGGCGTTTGCATCGGTGTTCCCGCTGGGACTGATGCTGGTGGTGGTTTGCGGAGCGGATTTGTTTACGGGAAATTGCATGTTGCTGGCGAGTGCCTGTTCCTGTCGCCGGATATCCCTGGTGCAGGGCGTGCGGTGTGGTGCGGTGTCGTGGTGCGGCAATTTCGTAGGAGCCTTGTTCGTTGCCTGGTTTATGGCATATGCGACCGGGTTGATCTTTGATACGGCTGTCGTGGGACAGGCGAAAACGATGCCTTATGCCGAGTCGGTTGTGAATCTCGCCAACGCCAAGTGCCATCTGGGATTTGCGGAGGCCTTCTGGCGTGGCGTCGGTTGTAACTGGCTGGTGTGCCTGGCAGTGTATGCGGCGCTTGCCGCCGAGGATGTAATGGGGAAGATTGCCGCCCTCTGGTTCCCGACGATGGCCTTTGTCGCTTTAGGAATGGAACACTGTATTGCTAACATGTTTTTCATTCCCCTCGGGATTTGGACGGGTACGGACGAACGGTATCTGGCGTATGTAGGTTCCGGCAAGTCTCCGGCGTTGACGGCATCCTGGGATGCTTTCTTTGCGGGGAATCTCCTCCCCGTGACGCTGGGCAATATCGTCGGAGGTGCTGTTTTGGTTTCCGGAGTGTACTTGATGGCGTACCGGAAAAACCTGTCCGGACGGAAAGGGTAA
- a CDS encoding radical SAM protein produces the protein MINITRLWTGSEQPADHLRYGSGHGAGRAAGGAAEGCSPTSSRSRKPIVVWNVTRTCNLRCVHCYADASANKFDGELDWDQCCSVIDDLAEYQVNALLFSGGEPMVHPRFLDLVERATGKGLKVTISTNGTRITPEIAARLKELNTAYVGISLDGIGEVHDQFRGVKGSFEQAVRGFRLCSEAGQKTGLRLTLTRNNVQCMEQILDFIDEQDIQRVCFYHLVPTGRGVEVQTLHPDEARDAMDSLIRRVEQWKSEGKTREVLTVTQPADGIYLLLRQLREGSPRAAETLRLLRWNGGGSNSSGRGIANIDTQGLVHPDQFWQSVTLGCVKNDKFSDIWEARAGAAVDILPELRASDDPLERQKNIQGRCHTCRHFALCGGGFRTRAAFANGHWYGSDPGCYLTDEETQTELPADI, from the coding sequence ATGATTAATATTACACGACTTTGGACAGGCTCCGAACAGCCTGCGGACCATTTGAGATACGGTTCCGGTCACGGTGCCGGCCGCGCCGCAGGAGGTGCGGCGGAAGGGTGTTCGCCCACATCCTCCCGGAGCCGCAAACCGATTGTCGTCTGGAACGTCACCCGCACCTGCAACCTCCGTTGCGTCCATTGCTATGCCGATGCCTCCGCTAACAAGTTTGACGGTGAACTGGACTGGGATCAATGTTGTTCCGTCATTGACGACCTGGCCGAGTACCAGGTCAATGCCCTGTTGTTCTCCGGCGGTGAGCCGATGGTTCATCCCCGTTTCCTCGACCTTGTCGAGCGTGCCACCGGCAAGGGACTCAAAGTGACCATTTCGACGAATGGTACGAGAATTACTCCTGAAATCGCTGCCCGCCTTAAGGAGCTCAATACCGCCTATGTTGGCATTTCCCTGGACGGCATCGGCGAAGTGCATGACCAGTTTCGCGGCGTGAAGGGTAGCTTCGAACAAGCTGTCCGCGGGTTCCGCCTGTGCAGCGAAGCCGGGCAGAAGACCGGCCTGCGTCTGACTCTGACGCGCAACAATGTCCAGTGCATGGAACAAATCCTGGACTTTATCGACGAGCAGGACATCCAGCGTGTCTGCTTCTATCACCTCGTTCCGACCGGACGCGGTGTGGAAGTACAGACCCTCCATCCCGATGAAGCTCGCGATGCCATGGATTCCCTGATTCGTCGTGTCGAACAATGGAAGTCGGAAGGCAAAACGCGCGAAGTGCTTACGGTGACCCAGCCTGCCGACGGTATTTATCTGCTCTTGCGCCAGCTCAGGGAAGGTTCTCCTCGTGCTGCCGAAACACTTCGGCTTTTGCGTTGGAATGGCGGCGGTTCCAATAGTTCCGGCCGCGGCATTGCCAACATCGACACTCAGGGCCTCGTCCATCCCGACCAATTCTGGCAGTCCGTGACCCTCGGGTGCGTTAAAAACGACAAATTCTCCGATATATGGGAAGCCCGTGCCGGAGCCGCTGTGGACATCTTGCCCGAATTGCGGGCTTCGGATGATCCGTTGGAACGCCAGAAAAATATCCAGGGACGTTGCCATACCTGCCGTCACTTTGCCCTCTGCGGCGGCGGTTTCCGCACGCGTGCCGCCTTTGCCAATGGGCATTGGTACGGTTCGGATCCCGGGTGCTACCTTACCGACGAAGAGACGCAGACGGAACTGCCTGCGGACATTTGA
- a CDS encoding radical SAM protein — translation MRPNLHEINLHERPLLVFWEVTRACALACKHCRATAQPHAHPDELNSAEALKLVDDLVGLNPAMLVLTGGDPVMRRDIHDIIRAAAGKGLHVALSPAATARLLHEDFAALKESGVKSMSLSLDGATEATHDAFRGIPHTFERTLEAARRAREAGIHLQVNTTITRSTLAEFDAFVELVKEIRPDMWSVFLLVPTGRAILDQMPTAEQVEEVWHRLAQVSKEVPFGVKTTEGHHFRRVALQEARAHGEKPARRAVPTRDGKGILFISHTGEIQPSGFLPVTTGNVRSDNVADVYRNHPLFRKLRDDNALTGKCGRCEYRTVCGGSRSRAYAVFGDAFAEDNLCCYQPVKKTSSHD, via the coding sequence ATGCGTCCTAATCTTCATGAAATCAATTTGCATGAACGCCCCCTCCTCGTGTTCTGGGAGGTGACCCGTGCCTGCGCCCTTGCTTGCAAGCATTGCCGGGCGACGGCCCAGCCGCATGCACACCCCGATGAGTTGAACAGTGCGGAAGCTCTGAAACTGGTCGATGACCTGGTAGGTCTCAATCCCGCGATGCTGGTTCTTACCGGCGGAGATCCGGTGATGCGCCGCGACATCCACGACATCATCCGGGCGGCAGCCGGGAAGGGGCTGCATGTGGCCTTGAGTCCGGCGGCTACGGCCCGCCTGTTGCATGAGGACTTTGCCGCCCTGAAGGAATCCGGCGTGAAGAGTATGTCCCTGAGTCTGGACGGAGCTACTGAGGCGACGCATGATGCCTTCCGGGGAATTCCCCATACCTTTGAACGGACTCTGGAAGCGGCTCGCCGCGCTCGTGAGGCAGGGATCCATCTTCAAGTTAACACGACGATTACCAGGAGTACGCTGGCGGAGTTCGATGCCTTTGTCGAGCTGGTGAAGGAAATACGGCCCGACATGTGGAGCGTGTTTCTTTTGGTACCGACGGGCCGTGCGATTCTTGACCAGATGCCGACGGCCGAACAGGTCGAGGAAGTGTGGCACAGGCTGGCGCAGGTCAGCAAGGAAGTGCCGTTCGGTGTCAAGACGACGGAAGGCCATCACTTTCGTCGTGTTGCCCTGCAGGAAGCCCGGGCGCATGGTGAAAAACCGGCCCGCCGTGCCGTGCCTACCCGCGATGGCAAAGGGATTCTGTTTATTTCCCACACGGGTGAGATCCAGCCCTCCGGCTTTTTGCCGGTAACGACCGGGAACGTGCGTTCCGACAATGTGGCAGACGTGTACCGCAACCACCCGCTTTTTCGGAAACTGCGCGACGACAATGCCCTGACCGGCAAATGCGGGCGTTGTGAGTACAGGACGGTTTGCGGTGGTTCGCGTTCCCGTGCCTACGCTGTGTTTGGGGATGCCTTTGCCGAGGATAATCTTTGCTGTTACCAACCCGTCAAAAAAACTTCTTCCCATGATTAA
- a CDS encoding chromate transporter, translating to MTGEKVKTCLWLFWINLFIGAFTFGGGYIVVPMIQKYYVRGKQLFSKEELLGMAAVAQSAPGAIAVNLSALAGFRAAGLWGVLVSCLGAILPPLVILSVVAVWYEAFCANPSVEAVLRGMQAGVAALIVDIVVDMWRMILRKKSWWLSVMVPGTFLASFVFQVNIALILAVCCVLSLWRIRVELRKREGGAE from the coding sequence ATGACAGGAGAAAAAGTAAAAACGTGCCTCTGGCTCTTCTGGATCAACTTGTTCATTGGGGCTTTCACCTTTGGGGGAGGCTACATTGTGGTGCCGATGATCCAGAAGTACTACGTCCGGGGGAAGCAGTTGTTTTCCAAGGAAGAACTGTTGGGGATGGCGGCGGTAGCACAGTCCGCACCTGGGGCGATTGCCGTCAATTTGTCTGCTCTTGCCGGGTTCCGTGCAGCAGGTTTATGGGGGGTGCTGGTGAGTTGTCTGGGGGCGATTTTGCCTCCGCTGGTGATTCTGTCGGTTGTGGCGGTTTGGTATGAGGCTTTTTGTGCGAATCCTTCGGTGGAAGCGGTATTGCGAGGGATGCAGGCCGGAGTAGCGGCGTTGATTGTGGATATTGTGGTCGATATGTGGCGGATGATTCTTCGGAAAAAGTCTTGGTGGTTGAGTGTGATGGTGCCGGGAACTTTTCTGGCGAGTTTTGTATTTCAGGTGAACATTGCCCTCATTCTGGCCGTTTGTTGTGTGTTGAGCTTGTGGCGTATTCGTGTGGAGTTGCGGAAGCGGGAAGGGGGGGCGGAATGA
- the lipA gene encoding lipoyl synthase: MGCNSHHDEDSAMERKPSWIKVKLPSGQEFWDVKHLIEGKKLFTVCEEAHCPNRYECWSQKTATFMIAGDRCTRACGFCATKTAKPLPLDPEEPSHVADAIVHMQLKHAVITMVTRDDLPDGAATHFANVVRAIRKASPSTVIEVLTSDFNEKESSLRTMMDSRPHIFGHNLETVERLSPLVRFRAQYRRSLRVLQRAKEMVDGKVSTKSGIMLGLGETEDEIFKTMDDLLTHGVTVLTMGQYLRPTKNHLPVVRFVHPDDFARYEQIARDKGFRHVASGPLVRSSYHAASFHPEADVMDAINEDLKKAGEI; the protein is encoded by the coding sequence ATGGGATGCAACTCACACCACGACGAAGATTCGGCCATGGAACGCAAGCCCTCCTGGATCAAGGTCAAATTACCCAGTGGCCAAGAGTTCTGGGATGTCAAACACCTGATTGAAGGTAAAAAGCTCTTCACCGTCTGTGAAGAAGCCCACTGCCCGAATCGGTACGAATGCTGGAGCCAGAAAACAGCTACTTTCATGATCGCCGGAGATCGTTGTACACGCGCCTGCGGCTTCTGTGCTACCAAAACAGCCAAGCCCCTGCCCCTGGATCCCGAAGAACCCTCCCATGTCGCCGATGCCATCGTCCATATGCAGCTCAAGCACGCCGTGATCACTATGGTCACGCGCGACGATTTGCCCGATGGAGCCGCAACCCACTTCGCCAATGTCGTCCGAGCCATCCGCAAAGCCAGCCCATCAACGGTCATCGAAGTGCTCACCTCCGATTTCAACGAAAAGGAATCTTCCCTGCGCACCATGATGGATTCCCGTCCGCACATCTTCGGGCACAACCTGGAAACCGTCGAACGCCTCTCTCCCCTCGTCCGCTTCCGTGCCCAGTATCGCCGCTCCCTGCGCGTCCTGCAACGAGCCAAGGAAATGGTTGACGGCAAAGTCTCCACCAAAAGCGGCATCATGCTCGGTCTCGGAGAAACCGAAGACGAAATCTTCAAAACCATGGACGATCTTCTCACTCACGGCGTCACCGTCCTCACCATGGGACAATATCTCCGCCCGACGAAAAATCACTTGCCTGTCGTCCGATTCGTCCACCCGGATGATTTCGCCCGTTACGAACAAATCGCCCGAGACAAAGGATTCCGGCACGTCGCCTCCGGCCCTCTCGTCAGAAGCTCCTATCACGCCGCCAGCTTCCACCCCGAAGCCGACGTCATGGATGCCATCAATGAAGATCTCAAAAAAGCGGGAGAAATTTAA
- a CDS encoding MATE family efflux transporter, with translation MGRSGNIRALEEEPIFRLLIKYSLPAIAGMVVMSLYNIVDSIFIGHGIGDLALSGMAITFPIMNLSIAISTLIGLGGATVSSLKLGAQKTRSAQKVLGNVIMLGFITGLLIGPVTVFFLKDILLLFGASEQTLPYAYDFMRIILLGMPITHSFFNLNNVMRSTGYPQKAMYSMMLTVVINFILAPLFIFVFQWGMTGAASATLISQIVGLAWVILHFCKPNSTVHFRAGIYRLRWSIILPILSIGMAPFLVNACACAVAIIVNRSLLSTGGDLAVGAFGIINRVLILFIMLTIGITQGMQPIVGYNYGARHFDRVRQALKYAILGGTVFTTAGFLVSQIFPHLIASLFNAKGELAIFTITGLHLTTLAYPLVGGQIVIGNFFQAIGKARISVFLSTTRQLIFLIPALFILPKYWGYSGVWYSFPTADVLSVLVTIAVFIRFSQRNKWIRKLPQS, from the coding sequence ATGGGTCGATCCGGCAATATACGCGCACTGGAGGAGGAACCGATCTTTCGCCTCCTCATCAAATATTCCCTTCCCGCCATCGCCGGCATGGTCGTCATGTCCCTGTACAACATTGTAGACAGTATCTTCATCGGACACGGCATCGGAGACCTCGCCCTGTCGGGCATGGCCATCACCTTCCCGATCATGAATCTGTCCATCGCCATCAGCACTTTGATCGGCCTCGGCGGAGCCACCGTCTCTTCCCTGAAACTGGGCGCCCAAAAAACGCGCTCCGCCCAGAAAGTGCTGGGGAACGTCATCATGCTGGGTTTCATCACCGGCCTCCTGATCGGTCCGGTGACTGTCTTTTTCCTGAAGGATATCCTGCTTCTCTTCGGCGCCAGCGAACAGACGCTGCCCTACGCCTACGACTTCATGAGGATCATTCTTCTGGGCATGCCCATCACCCATTCCTTTTTCAACCTCAACAACGTCATGCGCTCGACGGGATACCCCCAGAAGGCGATGTACTCCATGATGTTGACGGTTGTCATCAACTTCATTCTGGCCCCGCTCTTCATCTTTGTCTTCCAATGGGGAATGACAGGTGCAGCCTCCGCCACCCTCATTTCGCAAATCGTCGGTTTGGCATGGGTTATCCTCCACTTCTGCAAGCCAAACAGCACCGTCCACTTCCGGGCCGGAATCTACCGTCTGCGATGGAGCATCATTCTGCCCATCCTCTCCATCGGCATGGCGCCCTTCCTGGTAAATGCTTGTGCCTGCGCCGTCGCCATCATTGTCAACCGCAGCCTCCTGAGTACCGGAGGCGACCTTGCCGTGGGCGCGTTCGGCATCATCAACCGCGTCCTGATCCTTTTCATCATGCTCACTATCGGCATCACCCAAGGCATGCAGCCCATCGTCGGCTACAACTATGGAGCCCGTCACTTCGACCGCGTCCGGCAAGCCCTCAAATACGCCATTCTGGGAGGTACCGTCTTCACCACGGCCGGCTTCCTGGTCAGCCAGATCTTCCCCCACTTGATTGCCTCCCTGTTCAACGCCAAGGGAGAACTGGCCATTTTCACCATCACGGGACTCCATCTGACCACTCTGGCCTATCCTCTTGTAGGAGGACAGATCGTTATCGGCAACTTTTTCCAGGCCATCGGCAAGGCCCGCATTTCCGTTTTTCTCTCCACGACGCGCCAATTGATCTTCCTCATCCCTGCCTTGTTCATCCTGCCGAAGTACTGGGGCTATTCTGGCGTCTGGTACAGCTTCCCCACGGCGGATGTCCTCTCCGTCCTCGTCACGATCGCCGTTTTCATCCGGTTTTCGCAGCGTAACAAATGGATCAGGAAGCTACCGCAATCATGA
- a CDS encoding alpha-N-acetylglucosaminidase TIM-barrel domain-containing protein, producing the protein MDDVIEARALAARVVPREAGRFSFEMIPAEQGRDVYELESQGDKILIRGNSSNSMAVGLNHYLKYYCKTSVSWYLDDPVELPDHLPPVPEKERIVARTDKRFFLNYCTFGYSMPWWQWDEWERFIDWMAMNGVNMPLAITGQEAVWYKVWREMGLEDREIRNYFTGPAHLPWHRMTNFDRWGGLCRIPGWITRQNCRRRLSPGNGL; encoded by the coding sequence GTGGACGATGTTATCGAAGCACGTGCTTTGGCGGCGCGCGTGGTACCCCGGGAGGCCGGACGATTTTCTTTTGAGATGATCCCGGCGGAACAAGGCAGGGATGTTTATGAGTTGGAGTCGCAGGGAGATAAGATTCTCATCCGCGGCAATTCCTCCAATTCCATGGCTGTGGGGTTGAATCATTACCTGAAATATTATTGCAAGACCTCGGTGTCCTGGTATCTGGACGACCCGGTGGAACTGCCCGACCATTTGCCTCCCGTACCGGAAAAGGAACGGATTGTCGCCCGGACGGACAAGCGTTTTTTCCTGAATTATTGTACATTTGGCTATTCCATGCCTTGGTGGCAGTGGGATGAGTGGGAAAGGTTCATTGACTGGATGGCCATGAATGGGGTTAATATGCCGTTGGCTATTACGGGCCAGGAGGCTGTGTGGTACAAAGTGTGGCGGGAGATGGGACTGGAGGATCGGGAAATCCGCAATTATTTTACGGGACCGGCTCATCTTCCGTGGCATCGCATGACGAATTTCGATCGTTGGGGGGGCCTTTGCCGCATTCCTGGCTGGATCACCAGGCAGAATTGCAGAAGAAGATTGTCGCCCGGGAACGGGCTCTGA
- a CDS encoding ROK family protein, translating into MTNDKPSAIAIDFGGTSIKMGVTRGEELVTVAPPIPTGAFGSPQAIIEAMIATARELRNNCPDVAAIGMGMPGWCDYHRGILYQLTNVPVWDHEVPVLQMMEEALKLPAVLDNDANCMAYAEWKMGAGKGLQSLVCLTMGTGIGGGMVMFDRMVRGRRVSAAELGQTSIDYQGRRGPFGNKGAIEEYIGNNELAADAVARYAEAGIFKLPADCTPRELERSAREGCPIALGIWEDCADKLACLIMNMMYAFVPEAFIIGGGVAKAGDLLFAPLRRSLEEQLFFLHKQELVLLPARFGSEAGLIGAGAMAVDEILGLGELERFRR; encoded by the coding sequence ATGACGAATGACAAGCCCAGCGCGATTGCGATCGATTTCGGAGGAACTTCCATCAAGATGGGAGTGACCCGCGGTGAAGAATTGGTAACCGTTGCCCCTCCTATTCCGACAGGGGCGTTCGGCAGCCCTCAGGCAATTATTGAGGCGATGATTGCAACGGCGCGGGAGTTGAGGAATAATTGTCCGGATGTAGCCGCTATCGGCATGGGGATGCCGGGCTGGTGCGATTACCATCGTGGTATCCTCTACCAGTTGACGAATGTTCCGGTGTGGGATCACGAAGTTCCCGTTCTTCAGATGATGGAGGAGGCTCTGAAGCTCCCTGCCGTGCTGGATAACGATGCCAATTGCATGGCTTACGCGGAGTGGAAGATGGGTGCGGGCAAGGGCTTGCAGAGCCTGGTCTGCCTGACGATGGGGACGGGGATTGGCGGCGGTATGGTCATGTTTGACCGCATGGTGAGAGGCAGAAGGGTGTCTGCCGCGGAATTGGGGCAGACGAGTATCGACTATCAGGGGCGCCGGGGACCGTTTGGTAACAAAGGGGCCATTGAGGAATACATTGGTAATAACGAATTGGCTGCGGATGCTGTTGCCCGGTATGCCGAGGCGGGTATTTTTAAACTCCCGGCAGATTGTACGCCGCGTGAATTGGAGCGTTCCGCCCGGGAGGGCTGCCCCATTGCCCTGGGTATCTGGGAGGATTGTGCGGATAAGCTGGCCTGTCTGATCATGAATATGATGTACGCTTTTGTTCCGGAAGCTTTTATTATCGGGGGAGGTGTTGCCAAGGCAGGGGATCTGCTCTTTGCTCCGCTGCGGCGATCTCTGGAAGAACAACTTTTCTTCCTGCACAAGCAGGAACTTGTCTTGCTCCCTGCAAGGTTCGGCTCCGAGGCAGGGCTGATCGGAGCCGGTGCTATGGCAGTTGATGAAATCCTGGGATTGGGCGAGTTGGAACGTTTTCGCCGCTGA